A single Chryseobacterium sp. DNA region contains:
- a CDS encoding inorganic phosphate transporter, with protein MEFPVLLIIIIALALIFDYINGFHDAANSIATIVSTKVLTPFQAVLWAALWNFAAFFIAAYIIGEFKIGNTIAKTVNENFITLEVIFSGLVAAIAWNLLTWWFGIPSSSSHTLIGGFLGAALMHAFMLDYHDVAAAQPNLGFWETAKEAFNQVTHQSVVKFDKVIPIFLFIFMAPIIGMIISIIITLIIVHLYKRSNPHKADQSFKRLQLASSALFSLGHGLNDAQKVMGIIGAALIYYHVEMLHDPVYLDIPAAGRFDYFAQHYLWVPLVSFLAIGLGTMSGGWKIIKTMGTKITKVTSLEGVSAETAGAITLFITDHFGIPVSTTHTITGSIIGVGLTKRISAVRWGITVSLLWAWVLTIPISAIVAGITYLIVTFLF; from the coding sequence ATGGAATTTCCGGTTTTACTGATAATTATTATTGCGCTGGCGCTAATCTTCGATTATATCAATGGTTTTCATGATGCAGCCAACTCAATTGCAACTATCGTTTCTACAAAAGTTTTAACTCCATTCCAGGCTGTACTATGGGCAGCACTTTGGAACTTTGCAGCATTTTTTATTGCTGCTTATATCATTGGAGAATTCAAAATTGGTAATACAATTGCCAAAACAGTTAATGAGAATTTTATTACACTTGAAGTTATATTTTCCGGCCTTGTAGCAGCAATTGCCTGGAACCTGCTGACATGGTGGTTCGGAATTCCTTCTTCATCATCACATACATTGATCGGAGGGTTTTTAGGAGCAGCATTAATGCATGCGTTTATGCTGGATTATCATGATGTGGCAGCAGCCCAGCCCAATCTGGGTTTCTGGGAAACAGCTAAAGAAGCTTTCAACCAGGTAACCCATCAAAGTGTAGTGAAATTTGATAAAGTTATTCCTATCTTCCTGTTCATTTTTATGGCACCGATTATAGGGATGATTATCTCCATCATTATTACTCTGATTATCGTACACCTTTATAAAAGATCAAATCCCCACAAGGCAGACCAGTCTTTCAAAAGATTACAGTTGGCTTCTTCAGCCTTATTCAGCTTAGGACACGGATTGAATGATGCTCAGAAAGTAATGGGGATCATTGGTGCAGCTCTTATCTACTACCACGTTGAAATGCTGCATGATCCGGTGTATCTGGATATTCCTGCTGCGGGACGTTTCGATTATTTTGCCCAGCATTACCTTTGGGTTCCTTTGGTTTCTTTCTTGGCAATCGGTTTAGGTACTATGAGCGGTGGCTGGAAGATCATCAAAACTATGGGGACCAAGATTACGAAAGTAACTTCATTAGAAGGAGTAAGTGCAGAAACAGCAGGTGCGATTACTTTATTCATCACAGACCACTTCGGTATTCCTGTATCTACTACACACACGATCACAGGATCTATTATTGGAGTAGGATTAACAAAAAGAATCTCTGCAGTAAGATGGGGAATTACGGTAAGCTTACTTTGGGCTTGGGTACTAACCATTCCGATTTCAGCGATTGTAGCAGGAATCACTTATCTTATCGTAACGTTCTTATTCTAA
- a CDS encoding DUF47 domain-containing protein gives MGIGNIFHAFQPKDKIFFVLFEKVTENLVAMSEDFNTGIKDFDLNDDSMLKKMSDFEHKNDELTHEIFVELGKNFITPFDREDIHTLATGLDDIADYIYASTKYIFLYKSPEMKAYSDFSLLIHKACLEIQNAMKNLKGFKNMEQVKEACIKVNSIENIADDLLSNSMVELFETNDAINIIKVSSVLNYLEVVTDKAEDVANTIENIMIKYA, from the coding sequence ATGGGAATTGGTAATATTTTCCACGCTTTTCAACCAAAAGATAAAATCTTCTTTGTACTTTTCGAAAAAGTAACTGAAAATCTAGTTGCAATGTCTGAAGATTTCAACACAGGAATCAAGGATTTCGATCTTAATGACGATTCAATGCTGAAGAAAATGAGTGACTTCGAACACAAGAATGATGAACTTACTCACGAAATTTTCGTAGAATTGGGTAAAAACTTCATTACACCTTTTGACCGTGAGGATATCCACACATTGGCAACAGGACTGGATGATATCGCTGATTATATCTACGCTTCCACAAAATATATTTTCCTGTACAAATCACCTGAGATGAAGGCGTATTCAGACTTCTCTTTATTGATCCACAAAGCATGTCTTGAAATTCAGAATGCAATGAAAAACCTTAAAGGGTTCAAAAATATGGAGCAGGTAAAAGAAGCGTGTATCAAAGTAAACTCTATTGAAAACATTGCAGATGACTTGCTTTCCAATTCAATGGTAGAATTATTTGAAACAAACGATGCAATCAATATCATTAAAGTTTCATCTGTTCTTAACTATCTTGAAGTAGTAACTGATAAAGCAGAGGATGTTGCCAACACGATTGAGAACATCATGATTAAATACGCTTAA